A stretch of Maniola hyperantus chromosome 15, iAphHyp1.2, whole genome shotgun sequence DNA encodes these proteins:
- the Mhc gene encoding myosin heavy chain, muscle isoform X50: MPKAAVQEGDDPDPTPYLFVSLEQKRIDQSKPYDGKKACWVPDEKEGFVQGEIKATKGDLVTVSLPGGEERTVKKELVGQVNPPKFEKVEDMADLTYLNEAAVLHNLRQRYYSKLIYTYSGLFCVAINPYKRFPVYTFRCAKLYRGKRRSEVPPHIFAISDGAYVNMLTNHENQSMLITGESGAGKTENTKKVIAYFATVGASSKKEQTTSDKKGSLEDQVVQTNPVLEAFGNAKTVRNDNSSRFGKFIRIHFGPSGKLAGADIETYLLEKARVISQQALERSYHIFYQMMSGSVKGLKEICLLSNNVNDYNIVSQGKTSIPGVDDGAEMILTDEAFDILGFTQEEKDNVYKITAAVMHMGCMKFKQRGREEQAEADGTEDGQKVATLLGVDVQDLYKNLLKPRIKVGNEFVTQGRNKDQVTNSVGALCKGMFDRLFKWLVKKCNETLDTKQKRQHFIGVLDIAGFEIFDFNGFEQLCINFTNEKLQQFFNHHMFVLEQEEYQREGIEWTFIDFGMDLQNCIDLIEKPMGILSILEEESMFPKATDLTFVEKLNNNHLGKSAPYLKPKPPKPGCQAAHFAIGHYAGNVGYNITGWLEKNKDPLNDTVVDQFKKGQNKLLIEIFADHPGQSGQPDAGGGGKGAGGKRAKGSAFQTVSSLYREQLNNLMTTLRSTQPHFVRCIIPNELKQAGLIDSHLVMHQLTCNGVLEGIRICRKGFPNRMVYPDFKLRYKILCPNLVKDPITPEKATEKILEHTGLDAESFRLGKTKVFFRAGVLGQMEELRDDRLSKIISWLQAYIRGYLSRKDFKKLQEQRLALQVVQRNLRKYLQLRTWPWWKLWQRVKPLLNVSRIEDEIAKLEEKAQKAQEAFEKEEKLRKEVEALNSKLLEEKANLLASLEGEKGSLSEIQDRANKLQAQKADIESQLRDTQDRLTQEEDARNQLFQAKKKLEQEVSGLKKDVEDLELSVQKSEQDKATKDHQIRNLNDEIAHQDELINKLNKEKKMQGESNQKTAEELQAAEDKVNHLNKVKQKLEQTLDELEDSLEREKKLRGDVEKQRRKVEGDLKLTQEAVADLERNKKELEQTVQRKDKEISSLTAKLEDEQSIVSKTQKQIKELQARIEELEEEVESERQARAKAEKQRADLARELEELGERLEEAGGATSAQIELNKKREAELSKLRRDLEEANIQHESTLANLRKKHNDAVAEMGEQLDQLNKLKSKAEKERAQYFSEVNDLRAGIDHLSNEKAASEKIIKQLQHQLNEVQNKADEANRTLNDLDAAKKKLSIENSDLLRQLEEAESQVSQLSKIKVSLTTQLEDTKRLADEEARERATLLGKFRNLEHDLDNIREQVEEEAEGKADLQRQLSKANAEAQLWRSKYESEGVARSEELEEAKRKLQARLAEAEETIESLNQKVVALEKTKQRLATEVEDLQLEVDRATAIANAAEKKQKAFDKIIGEWKLKVDDLAAELDASQKECRNYSTELFRLKGAYEEGQEQLEAVRRENKNLADEVKDLLDQIGEGGRNIHEIEKARKRLEAEKDELQAALEEAEAALEQEENKVLRAQLELSQVRQEIDRRIQEKEEEFENTRKNHQRALDSMQASLEAEAKGKAEALRMKKKLEADINELEIALDHANKANAEAQKNIKRYQGQIKDLQTALEEEQRARDDAREQLGISERRANALQNELEESRTLLEQADRARRQAEQELGDAHEQLNDLSAQNGSLSAAKRKLESELQTLHSDLDELLNEAKNSEEKAKKAMVDAARLADELRAEQEHAQTQEKLRKALEQQIKELQIRLDEAEANALKGGKKAIQKLEQRVRELENELDGEQRRHADAQKNLRKAERRIKELTFQGEEDRKNHERMQDLVDKLQQKIKTYKRQIEEAEEIAALNLAKFRKAQQELEEAEERADLAEQAISKFRGKGRAGSAARGVSPAPRSRPAFDGFGTFPPRFDLGPENDF, encoded by the exons CGGTGAGTCTGGTGCTGGTAAGACTGAGAACACGAAGAAGGTAATTGCGTACTTTGCCACCGTCGGTGCCTCCTCGAAGAAGGAACAGACCACCAGCGACAAGAAGGGCTCTCTGGAAGACCAGGTCGTACAAACTAACCCTGTGCTTGAAGCCTTCGGTAACGCCAAGACTGTGCGTAACGACAACTCCTCCCGTTTC GGTAAATTCATCCGTATTCACTTCGGACCATCTGGCAAACTGGCTGGTGCCGATATTGAGACCT ATCTGCTAGAGAAGGCTCGTGTCATCTCCCAACAGGCGCTCGAGCGTTCCTACCACATCTTCTACCAGATGATGTCTGGCTCCGTCAAAGGACTTAAAG AAATCTGCCTTCTGTCCAACAACGTCAACGATTATAACATCGTGTCGCAAGGCAAGACCAGCATCCCGGGCGTTGACGACGGCGCGGAAATGATACTTACCGAT GAAGCCTTTGACATCCTGGGCTTCACCCAAGAAGAGAAGGACAACGTATACAAGATCACCGCCGCTGTCATGCACATGGGTTGTATGAAGTTCAAGCAGAGGGGTCGCGAGGAACAGGCTGAGGCCGACGGCACTGAG GACGGTCAGAAGGTCGCCACGCTTCTCGGTGTCGACGTCCAGGACTTGTACAAGAACCTGCTGAAGCCCCGCATCAAGGTCGGAAACGAGTTCGTGACCCAGGGCCGTAACAAGGACCAGGTCACCAACTCCGTGGGTGCTCTCTGCAAAGGCATGTTCGATCGTCTCTTCAAGTGGCTCGTCAAGAAGTGTAACGAGACCCTAGACACCAAGCAGAAGAGACAGCACTTCATCGGTGTGCTGGATATTGCTGGTTTCGAAATCTTCGAC TTCAACGGTTTTGAGCAACTCTGCATTAATTTCACCAACGAGAAACTGCAGCAGTTCTTTAACCACCACATGTTTGTGTTGGAGCAAGAAGAGTACCAACGCGAAGGCATCGAATGGACCTTCATTGATTTTGGCATGGATCTCCAAAATTGCATTGACCTTATAGAAAAG CCTATGGGTATCCTCTCAATTCTTGAGGAAGAGTCTATGTTCCCGAAAGCCACTGACCTGACATTCGTTGAGAAGTTGAACAACAACCACTTGGGCAAGTCTGCTCCTTACTTGAAGCCCAAGCCCCCCAAGCCTGGTTGCCAAGCCGCTCACTTCGCTATTGGTCATTACGCCGGTAAT GTCGGTTACAACATCACTGGCTGGCTTGAGAAGAACAAGGACCCCCTTAACGACACCGTAGTCGACCAGTTCAAGAAGGGCCAGAACAAACTGTTGATCGAGATCTTCGCTGACCATCCTGGACAGTCCGGCCAGCCTGATGCTGGTGGCGGCGGCAAGG GCGCTGGCGGCAAGCGTGCTAAGGGTTCCGCCTTCCAGACCGTATCATCGCTCTACAGG GAACAACTGAATAACTTGATGACAACGCTGAGGTCTACACAGCCTCACTTCGTGCGTTGTATCATTCCCAATGAATTGAAACAGGCCG GTCTCATCGACTCTCACCTTGTGATGCACCAGCTCACCTGTAACGGTGTGTTGGAAGGCATCCGTATTTGCCGTAAAGGTTTCCCCAACAGGATGGTCTACCCTGACTTCAAGCTCCG atacaaaattctGTGCCCGAACCTGGTCAAAGATCCAATTACACCAGAGAAAGCCACCGAGAAAATTCTCGAACATACCGGCTTGGATGCGGAGTCTTTCAGGCTCGGGAAAACCAAG GTATTCTTCCGCGCCGGTGTCCTGGGTCAGATGGAGGAGTTGCGTGATGACAGGCTCTCCAAGATCATATCTTGGCTCCAGGCCTACATCCGTGGTTACCTCTCAAGGAAGGACTTCAAGAAACTGCAAGAACAGAG ATTGGCTCTCCAAGTGGTCCAGCGCAACTTGCGCAAGTACCTCCAACTGCGCACCTGGCCCTGGTGGAAGCTGTGGCAGAGGGTCAAGCCCCTGCTCAACGTCAGCCGCATCGAGGATGAGATCGCG AAACTGGAGGAGAAGGCACAGAAGGCCCAGGAGGCCTTCGAGAAGGAAGAGAAACTTCGCAAGGAAGTCGAGGCCCTTAATTCCAAACTCCTCGAAGAGAAGGCAAACCTTTTGGCTTCTCTCGAAGGCGAGAAGGGCTCGCTCTCTGAGATCCAGGACCGCGCCAACAAGCTCCAGGCGCAGAAGGCCGATATCGAGAGCCAACTTCGG GATACCCAAGACCGCCTCACTCAAGAGGAGGATGCCCGCAACCAACTCTTCCAAGCCAAGAAGAAGTTGGAACAGGAAGTGTCTGGCTTGAAGAAGGATGTAGAAGATCTCGAACTTTCCGTCCAGAAGTCCGAACAAGACAAGGCCACCAAGGATCACCAGATCCGCAACTTGAACGATGAGATCGCCCACCAGGACGAGCTCATCAACAAGCTCAACAAGGAGAAGAAGATGCAAGGCGAGAGCAACCAGAAGACCGCTGAGGAGCTGCAAGCGGCCGAGGACAAGGTCAACCACCTCAACAAGGTCAAGCAGAAGCTCGAGCAGACCCTCGACGAGCTCGAGGACTCCTTGGAGCGCGAGAAGAAACTGCGCGGTGACGTCGAGAAGCAGAGGAGGAAGGTCGAGGGTGACCTCAAGCTCACCCAGGAAGCCGTCGCCGACCTCGAGCGCAACAAGAAGGAGCTCGAACAGACCGTGCAGCGCAAGGACAAGGAAATCTCTTCCCTCACCGCCAAGCTCGAGGACGAGCAGTCCATCGTCAGCAAGACCCAGAAACAGATCAAGGAACTGCAAGCCCGCATCGAGGAGTTGGAAGAGGAAGTCGAATCCGAACGCCAGGCCCGCGCTAAAGCTGAGAAGCAACGCGCTGATCTCGCTCGGGAACTCGAGGAGCTCGGCGAGCGTCTCGAGGAAGCCGGTGGTGCCACCTCTGCTCAGATCGAACTCAACAAGAAGCGTGAGGCTGAGCTCAGCAAGCTCCGCCGCGACTTGGAGGAGGCCAACATCCAGCACGAGTCCACCCTCGCCAACCTCCGCAAGAAGCACAACGATGCCGTTGCTGAGATGGGCGAGCAGCTCGACCAGCTCAACAAACTTAAGTCCAA GGCTGAGAAAGAACGCGCTCAATACTTTAGCGAAGTCAATGACCTTCGCGCCGGTATCGACCACTTGTCCAACGAAAAG GCCGCCTCAGAAAAGATCATCAAGCAACTCCAACACCAGCTCAACGAGGTCCAGAACAAGGCTGATGAAGCTAACCGCACCCTCAACGACCTGGATGCCGCCAAGAAGAAGTTGTCCATCGAGAACTCTGACCTGCTCCGCCAGTTGGAGGAGGCCGAGTCCCAGGTGTCGCAGCTCTCCAAGATCAAGGTGTCGCTCACCACACAGTTGGAGGACACCAAGAGGCTCGCTGACGAAGAGGCTAGG gaaCGCGCCACACTTCTTGGCAAGTTCCGCAACCTCGAACACGACTTGGACAACATCCGCGAGCAAGTCGAAGAGGAGGCCGAAGGCAAGGCTGACTTACAACGCCAGCTTTCCAAGGCTAACGCTGAAGCTCAATTATGGCGCTCCAAGTACGAGTCTGAAGGCGTCGCTCGCTCTGAGGAACTCGAGGAGGCCAAGCGCAAGCTCCAGGCCCGCCTCGCCGAAGCAGAGGAGACCATCGAATCCCTCAACCAGAAGGTCGTTGCCCTCGAAAAGACCAAGCAGCGTCTCGCCACCGAAGTGGAGGACCTGCAACTCGAGGTCGACCGTGCCACTGCCATTGCCAATGCCGCTGAGAAGAAACAGAAGGCCTTCGACAAAATCATTGGCGAATGGAAGCTCAAGGTTGACGACCTTGCCGCTGAACTCGATGCCAGCCAGAAGGAATGCCGCAACTACTCCACCGAACTGTTCCGCCTCAAGGGTGCTTACGAAGAAGGCCAGGAACAACTCGAGGCCGTCCGCCGCGAGAACAAGAACCTTGCCGATGAAGTTAAAGACTTACTCGACCAGATCGGTGAGGGTGGCCGCAACATTCACGAAATCGAGAAGGCCAGGAAGCGTCTCGAAGCCGAGAAAGATGAGCTCCAGGCTGCCCTCGAGGAGGCCGAAGCGGCCCTCGAACAGGAGGAGAACAAGGTTCTGCGTGCTCAACTCGAGCTGTCCCAGGTCAGACAGGAGATCGACAGGAGGATCCAGGAGAAGGAAGAGGAATTCGAAAACACCCGCAAGAACCACCAACGCGCATTGGACTCCATGCAGGCTTCCCTCGAAGCCGAGGCTAAGGGCAAGGCTGAGGCCCTGCGCATGAAGAAGAAGCTCGAGGCTGACATCAATGAACTTGAAATCGCCCTCGACCATGCCAACAAGGCCAACGCTGAGGCTCAGAAGAACATCAAACGCTACCAGGGTCAAATCAAGGACCTCCAGACCGCTTTGGAAGAGGAACAGCGTGCCCGTGACGATGCTCGCGAGCAGCTCGGTATCTCAGAGCGTCGCGCTAACGCCCTCCAGAACGAACTCGAGGAATCTCGTACGCTTCTGGAACAGGCCGACCGCGCTCGTCGCCAGGCCGAACAGGAACTCGGCGATGCTCACGAACAGCTCAACGATCTCTCCGCACAGAACGGCTCACTCTCCGCCGCCAAGAGGAAACTCGAATCCGAGCTCCAGACCCTACACTCCGACCTCGACGAGCTCCTCAACGAGGCTAAGAACTCCGAAGAGAAGGCGAAGAAGGCCATGGTGGACGCTGCCAGGCTCGCCGACGAGCTCCGCGCTGAGCAGGAACACGCCCAGACACAGGAGAAACTCCGCAAAGCCCTCGAACAACAGATCAAGGAACTGCAGATCAGGCTTGACGAGGCCGAGGCGAACGCGCTCAAGGGAGGCAAGAAAGCCATCCAGAAACTCGAACAGAGGGTACGAGAGCTGGAGAACGAGCTCGACGGCGAACAGAGGAGACACGCAGACGCACAGAAGAACCTGCGTAAGGCCGAGAGGCGTATCAAGGAACTGACTTTCCAGGGTGAGGAGGACCGCAAGAACCACGAGCGTATGCAGGACCTCGTCGACAAACTTCAGCAGAAGATCAAGACCTACAAGAGGCAGATCGAGGAAGCCGAAGAAATTGCCGCCCTCAACTTGGCCAAGTTCCGCAAGGCGCAACAGGAATTAGAGGAAGCCGAAGAAAGGGCAGACCTTGCCGAACAAGCGATCAGCAAATTCCGTGGCAAGGGACGCGCGGGATCCGCAGCGAGAGGAGTCAGTCCGGCG CCCCGCTCGCGCCCCGCATTCGACGGTTTCGGCACCTTCCCACCAAGGTTCGACCTGGGGCCAGAAAACGATTTCTAA
- the Mhc gene encoding myosin heavy chain, muscle isoform X42, with protein sequence MPKAAVQEGDDPDPTPYLFVSLEQKRIDQSKPYDGKKACWVPDEKEGFVQGEIKATKGDLVTVSLPGGETKDFKKDLVGQVNPPKYEKCEDMSNLTYLNDASVLYNLKQRYYHKLIYTYSGLFCVAINPYKRFPVYTFRCAKLYRGKRRSEVPPHIFAISDGAYVNMLTNHENQSMLITGESGAGKTENTKKVIAYFATVGASSKKEQTTSDKKGSLEDQVVQTNPVLEAFGNAKTVRNDNSSRFGKFIRIHFGPSGKLAGADIETYLLEKARVISQQALERSYHIFYQMMSGSVKGLKDMCLLSNNVHDYYIVSQGKTTIPNVDDGEECLLTDEAFDILGFTQEEKDNVYKITAAVMHMGCMKFKQRGREEQAEADGTEDGQKVATLLGVDVQDLYKNLLKPRIKVGNEFVTQGRNKDQVTNSVGALCKGMFDRLFKWLVKKCNETLDTKQKRQHFIGVLDIAGFEIFDYNGFEQLCINFTNEKLQQFFNHHMFVLEQEEYKQEGINWTFIDFGMDLLACIDLIEKPMGILSILEEESMFPKATDLTFVEKLNNNHLGKSAPYLKPKPPKPGCQAAHFAIGHYAGNVGYNITGWLEKNKDPLNDTVVDQFKKGQNKLLIEIFADHPGQSGQPDAGGGGKGGRGKKGGGFATVSSAYKEQLNNLMTTLRSTQPHFVRCIIPNELKQAGLIDSHLVMHQLTCNGVLEGIRICRKGFPNRMVYPDFKLRYMILAPAIMQAEKDPKEAARKCLESVELDPESYRIGHTKVFFRAGVLGQMEELRDDRLSKIISWLQAYIRGYLSRKDFKKLQEQRLALQVVQRNLRKYLQLRTWPWWKLWQRVKPLLNVSRIEDEIAKLEEKAQKAQEAFEKEEKLRKEVEALNSKLLEEKANLLASLEGEKGSLSEIQDRANKLQAQKADIESQLRDTQDRLTQEEDARNQLFQAKKKLEQEVSGLKKDVEDLELSVQKSEQDKATKDHQIRNLNDEIAHQDELINKLNKEKKMQGESNQKTAEELQAAEDKVNHLNKVKQKLEQTLDELEDSLEREKKLRGDVEKQRRKVEGDLKLTQEAVADLERNKKELEQTVQRKDKEISSLTAKLEDEQSIVSKTQKQIKELQARIEELEEEVESERQARAKAEKQRADLARELEELGERLEEAGGATSAQIELNKKREAELSKLRRDLEEANIQHESTLANLRKKHNDAVAEMGEQLDQLNKLKSKAEHDRASCYNELNNTRAAIDQVAREKAASEKIIKQLQHQLNEVQNKADEANRTLNDLDAAKKKLSIENSDLLRQLEEAESQVSQLSKIKVSLTTQLEDTKRLADEEARERATLLGKFRNLEHDLDNIREQVEEEAEGKADLQRQLSKANAEAQLWRSKYESEGVARSEELEEAKRKLQARLAEAEETIESLNQKVVALEKTKQRLATEVEDLQLEVDRATAIANAAEKKQKAFDKIIGEWKLKVDDLAAELDASQKECRNYSTELFRLKGAYEEGQEQLEAVRRENKNLADEVKDLLDQIGEGGRNIHEIEKARKRLEAEKDELQAALEEAEAALEQEENKVLRAQLELSQVRQEIDRRIQEKEEEFENTRKNHQRALDSMQASLEAEAKGKAEALRMKKKLEADINELEIALDHANKANAEAQKNIKRYQGQIKDLQTALEEEQRARDDAREQLGISERRANALQNELEESRTLLEQADRARRQAEQELGDAHEQLNDLSAQNGSLSAAKRKLESELQTLHSDLDELLNEAKNSEEKAKKAMVDAARLADELRAEQEHAQTQEKLRKALEQQIKELQIRLDEAEANALKGGKKAIQKLEQRVRELENELDGEQRRHADAQKNLRKAERRIKELTFQGEEDRKNHERMQDLVDKLQQKIKTYKRQIEEAEEIAALNLAKFRKAQQELEEAEERADLAEQAISKFRGKGRAGSAARGVSPAPRSRPAFDGFGTFPPRFDLGPENDF encoded by the exons CGGTGAGTCTGGTGCTGGTAAGACTGAGAACACGAAGAAGGTAATTGCGTACTTTGCCACCGTCGGTGCCTCCTCGAAGAAGGAACAGACCACCAGCGACAAGAAGGGCTCTCTGGAAGACCAGGTCGTACAAACTAACCCTGTGCTTGAAGCCTTCGGTAACGCCAAGACTGTGCGTAACGACAACTCCTCCCGTTTC GGTAAATTCATCCGTATTCACTTCGGACCATCTGGCAAACTGGCTGGTGCCGATATTGAGACCT ATCTGCTAGAGAAGGCTCGTGTCATCTCCCAACAGGCGCTCGAGCGTTCCTACCACATCTTCTACCAGATGATGTCTGGCTCCGTCAAAGGACTTAAAG ACATGTGTCTTCTGTCCAACAACGTACATGACTATTACATCGTATCGCAAGGAAAGACTACCATACCCAACGTAGATGATGGAGAGGAATGTTTGTTGACTGAC GAAGCCTTTGACATCCTGGGCTTCACCCAAGAAGAGAAGGACAACGTATACAAGATCACCGCCGCTGTCATGCACATGGGTTGTATGAAGTTCAAGCAGAGGGGTCGCGAGGAACAGGCTGAGGCCGACGGCACTGAG GACGGTCAGAAGGTCGCCACGCTTCTCGGTGTCGACGTCCAGGACTTGTACAAGAACCTGCTGAAGCCCCGCATCAAGGTCGGAAACGAGTTCGTGACCCAGGGCCGTAACAAGGACCAGGTCACCAACTCCGTGGGTGCTCTCTGCAAAGGCATGTTCGATCGTCTCTTCAAGTGGCTCGTCAAGAAGTGTAACGAGACCCTAGACACCAAGCAGAAGAGACAGCACTTCATCGGTGTGCTGGATATTGCTGGTTTCGAAATCTTCGAC TACAACGGTTTCGAGCAACTCTGCATTAACTTCACGAATGAGAAGCTGCAGCAATTCTTTAACCATCACATGTTCGTCCTCGAACAAGAGGAGTACAAGCAGGAGGGCATCAACTGGACCTTCATCGATTTCGGGATGGACTTGCTCGCTTGTATCGATCTGATCGAAAAG CCTATGGGTATCCTCTCAATTCTTGAGGAAGAGTCTATGTTCCCGAAAGCCACTGACCTGACATTCGTTGAGAAGTTGAACAACAACCACTTGGGCAAGTCTGCTCCTTACTTGAAGCCCAAGCCCCCCAAGCCTGGTTGCCAAGCCGCTCACTTCGCTATTGGTCATTACGCCGGTAAT GTCGGTTACAACATCACTGGCTGGCTTGAGAAGAACAAGGACCCCCTTAACGACACCGTAGTCGACCAGTTCAAGAAGGGCCAGAACAAACTGTTGATCGAGATCTTCGCTGACCATCCTGGACAGTCCGGCCAGCCTGATGCTGGTGGCGGCGGCAAGG GAGGTCGCGGTAAGAAGGGCGGTGGTTTTGCTACTGTCTCTTCCGCATACAAG GAACAACTGAATAACTTGATGACAACGCTGAGGTCTACACAGCCTCACTTCGTGCGTTGTATCATTCCCAATGAATTGAAACAGGCCG GTCTCATCGACTCTCACCTTGTGATGCACCAGCTCACCTGTAACGGTGTGTTGGAAGGCATCCGTATTTGCCGTAAAGGTTTCCCCAACAGGATGGTCTACCCTGACTTCAAGCTCCG CTACATGATTCTTGCGCCAGCTATCATGCAAGCTGAAAAAGATCCAAAAGAAGCAGCAAGGAAATGTCTCGAATCGGTTGAGCTCGACCCTGAAAGTTATCGTATAGGTCACACCAAG GTATTCTTCCGCGCCGGTGTCCTGGGTCAGATGGAGGAGTTGCGTGATGACAGGCTCTCCAAGATCATATCTTGGCTCCAGGCCTACATCCGTGGTTACCTCTCAAGGAAGGACTTCAAGAAACTGCAAGAACAGAG ATTGGCTCTCCAAGTGGTCCAGCGCAACTTGCGCAAGTACCTCCAACTGCGCACCTGGCCCTGGTGGAAGCTGTGGCAGAGGGTCAAGCCCCTGCTCAACGTCAGCCGCATCGAGGATGAGATCGCG AAACTGGAGGAGAAGGCACAGAAGGCCCAGGAGGCCTTCGAGAAGGAAGAGAAACTTCGCAAGGAAGTCGAGGCCCTTAATTCCAAACTCCTCGAAGAGAAGGCAAACCTTTTGGCTTCTCTCGAAGGCGAGAAGGGCTCGCTCTCTGAGATCCAGGACCGCGCCAACAAGCTCCAGGCGCAGAAGGCCGATATCGAGAGCCAACTTCGG GATACCCAAGACCGCCTCACTCAAGAGGAGGATGCCCGCAACCAACTCTTCCAAGCCAAGAAGAAGTTGGAACAGGAAGTGTCTGGCTTGAAGAAGGATGTAGAAGATCTCGAACTTTCCGTCCAGAAGTCCGAACAAGACAAGGCCACCAAGGATCACCAGATCCGCAACTTGAACGATGAGATCGCCCACCAGGACGAGCTCATCAACAAGCTCAACAAGGAGAAGAAGATGCAAGGCGAGAGCAACCAGAAGACCGCTGAGGAGCTGCAAGCGGCCGAGGACAAGGTCAACCACCTCAACAAGGTCAAGCAGAAGCTCGAGCAGACCCTCGACGAGCTCGAGGACTCCTTGGAGCGCGAGAAGAAACTGCGCGGTGACGTCGAGAAGCAGAGGAGGAAGGTCGAGGGTGACCTCAAGCTCACCCAGGAAGCCGTCGCCGACCTCGAGCGCAACAAGAAGGAGCTCGAACAGACCGTGCAGCGCAAGGACAAGGAAATCTCTTCCCTCACCGCCAAGCTCGAGGACGAGCAGTCCATCGTCAGCAAGACCCAGAAACAGATCAAGGAACTGCAAGCCCGCATCGAGGAGTTGGAAGAGGAAGTCGAATCCGAACGCCAGGCCCGCGCTAAAGCTGAGAAGCAACGCGCTGATCTCGCTCGGGAACTCGAGGAGCTCGGCGAGCGTCTCGAGGAAGCCGGTGGTGCCACCTCTGCTCAGATCGAACTCAACAAGAAGCGTGAGGCTGAGCTCAGCAAGCTCCGCCGCGACTTGGAGGAGGCCAACATCCAGCACGAGTCCACCCTCGCCAACCTCCGCAAGAAGCACAACGATGCCGTTGCTGAGATGGGCGAGCAGCTCGACCAGCTCAACAAACTTAAGTCCAA GGCTGAACATGATCGCGCGTCTTGCTACAACGAGCTTAACAACACCCGCGCGGCCATTGACCAAGTGGCGAGAGAGAAG GCCGCCTCAGAAAAGATCATCAAGCAACTCCAACACCAGCTCAACGAGGTCCAGAACAAGGCTGATGAAGCTAACCGCACCCTCAACGACCTGGATGCCGCCAAGAAGAAGTTGTCCATCGAGAACTCTGACCTGCTCCGCCAGTTGGAGGAGGCCGAGTCCCAGGTGTCGCAGCTCTCCAAGATCAAGGTGTCGCTCACCACACAGTTGGAGGACACCAAGAGGCTCGCTGACGAAGAGGCTAGG gaaCGCGCCACACTTCTTGGCAAGTTCCGCAACCTCGAACACGACTTGGACAACATCCGCGAGCAAGTCGAAGAGGAGGCCGAAGGCAAGGCTGACTTACAACGCCAGCTTTCCAAGGCTAACGCTGAAGCTCAATTATGGCGCTCCAAGTACGAGTCTGAAGGCGTCGCTCGCTCTGAGGAACTCGAGGAGGCCAAGCGCAAGCTCCAGGCCCGCCTCGCCGAAGCAGAGGAGACCATCGAATCCCTCAACCAGAAGGTCGTTGCCCTCGAAAAGACCAAGCAGCGTCTCGCCACCGAAGTGGAGGACCTGCAACTCGAGGTCGACCGTGCCACTGCCATTGCCAATGCCGCTGAGAAGAAACAGAAGGCCTTCGACAAAATCATTGGCGAATGGAAGCTCAAGGTTGACGACCTTGCCGCTGAACTCGATGCCAGCCAGAAGGAATGCCGCAACTACTCCACCGAACTGTTCCGCCTCAAGGGTGCTTACGAAGAAGGCCAGGAACAACTCGAGGCCGTCCGCCGCGAGAACAAGAACCTTGCCGATGAAGTTAAAGACTTACTCGACCAGATCGGTGAGGGTGGCCGCAACATTCACGAAATCGAGAAGGCCAGGAAGCGTCTCGAAGCCGAGAAAGATGAGCTCCAGGCTGCCCTCGAGGAGGCCGAAGCGGCCCTCGAACAGGAGGAGAACAAGGTTCTGCGTGCTCAACTCGAGCTGTCCCAGGTCAGACAGGAGATCGACAGGAGGATCCAGGAGAAGGAAGAGGAATTCGAAAACACCCGCAAGAACCACCAACGCGCATTGGACTCCATGCAGGCTTCCCTCGAAGCCGAGGCTAAGGGCAAGGCTGAGGCCCTGCGCATGAAGAAGAAGCTCGAGGCTGACATCAATGAACTTGAAATCGCCCTCGACCATGCCAACAAGGCCAACGCTGAGGCTCAGAAGAACATCAAACGCTACCAGGGTCAAATCAAGGACCTCCAGACCGCTTTGGAAGAGGAACAGCGTGCCCGTGACGATGCTCGCGAGCAGCTCGGTATCTCAGAGCGTCGCGCTAACGCCCTCCAGAACGAACTCGAGGAATCTCGTACGCTTCTGGAACAGGCCGACCGCGCTCGTCGCCAGGCCGAACAGGAACTCGGCGATGCTCACGAACAGCTCAACGATCTCTCCGCACAGAACGGCTCACTCTCCGCCGCCAAGAGGAAACTCGAATCCGAGCTCCAGACCCTACACTCCGACCTCGACGAGCTCCTCAACGAGGCTAAGAACTCCGAAGAGAAGGCGAAGAAGGCCATGGTGGACGCTGCCAGGCTCGCCGACGAGCTCCGCGCTGAGCAGGAACACGCCCAGACACAGGAGAAACTCCGCAAAGCCCTCGAACAACAGATCAAGGAACTGCAGATCAGGCTTGACGAGGCCGAGGCGAACGCGCTCAAGGGAGGCAAGAAAGCCATCCAGAAACTCGAACAGAGGGTACGAGAGCTGGAGAACGAGCTCGACGGCGAACAGAGGAGACACGCAGACGCACAGAAGAACCTGCGTAAGGCCGAGAGGCGTATCAAGGAACTGACTTTCCAGGGTGAGGAGGACCGCAAGAACCACGAGCGTATGCAGGACCTCGTCGACAAACTTCAGCAGAAGATCAAGACCTACAAGAGGCAGATCGAGGAAGCCGAAGAAATTGCCGCCCTCAACTTGGCCAAGTTCCGCAAGGCGCAACAGGAATTAGAGGAAGCCGAAGAAAGGGCAGACCTTGCCGAACAAGCGATCAGCAAATTCCGTGGCAAGGGACGCGCGGGATCCGCAGCGAGAGGAGTCAGTCCGGCG CCCCGCTCGCGCCCCGCATTCGACGGTTTCGGCACCTTCCCACCAAGGTTCGACCTGGGGCCAGAAAACGATTTCTAA